AGTGCAGTGCGCAGACGTGGGATGCGGCGCGGGCGTCGGCCGGCGCCGCCGGGTCGCCGACCGCGGGCGCGTCGGCGCTGCCCAGGTCAGCCGGGTCCGGTATCGAGCCACACCCGCGGGAAGGAATTCCCGCAGCGGGTGCCGTACCGCTCGGCCGGCCAGGCCGGGCGGGTGCGTCCGATCCGACCGGGGCCGACCGGCCCCGGTGCCCGCTCTCCGAACCGGGGGTGTGATCCCATGGCCGTCCGGCTCACCACGTGCTTCCTGCGTGAGGACGAACACATCCGCGGCCGGCGTGGGATCAATCACGAACTGCGCAATCGCTTTGGCTTCAGCCTGATCCAGGCCCCGCTGCGCAGCCCCCTGCCGCTGGACGAAGAGTTCGACGTACCGGCGCAGCGCCGGCACGATCCGGTGCGCCCGGCCCGCCCGCTGGAGACCGGCGTTCCGCTGCGGCAGGGTCTCGGCTCGTCCCACGCCTGACCCCACGGCCGGGTTTCACGGTTTGCGGCCCAGTCCGCAGAGACTCCCGCTGAACGACGGGTTGCCCGCCATCCGCGCGCCGGCCCGGGATTCGCCGAGCTCCGGACGCCAGTCCGGGACCCACCCGATGCCCGGCTCGACCAGCTCCAGCCCGGCGAAGAACTCGCTGAACTCCGCGCGGCTGCGGTAGTGAAACGGCGTGCTCGAACGCTGGTACTGCTGGTGGATCTGCGCACGCAGCGCCCGATCCGGGGTCTGCACGCCGTCGTTCGTCAGGTGCGAGGAAAGGAAGTACGAGCCGGACGGCAGCATGGACAGGTACTTCCGGATGATCTCCACGGCCGGTTCGTCCCGGCCGAGGAAATACAGCACGCCGACCACGATCAGGCCGATCGGGCGTTTCGGATCCAGCACGCCGGTGTCCGTCGCCTGGTTCCAGATCTCGCTCGGATGGCGCAGATCGCCCTGCAGCACCGCGTGCCGGTACGCGACTCCCTCCCGTTCCAGCAGGATCTGCGAATGCGCGACGGCCACCGGCTCGTTGTCGACATAGACACACCGCGCGCCGGGGTTCACAGCCGTGGCGATCTCGTGCACATTGCCGACGGTCGGCACCCCGGAACCGAGGTCGAGGAACTGGTCGACGCCCTGCTCGGCCAGATACCGCACGCCCCGGCCGAGGAATTCGCGGCTCGCCTTCGCAATGGTCTTGATCATCGGAAAGGTCTGGACCGCCCGTTCCCCGAACTCGCGGTCGATGGCCCAGTTGGCCGTGCCGCCGAGAAACCAGTCGTAGATCCGCGCCGCGTTGGGGCGTTCGAGGTCGATCTCTTCCGGGGCTTCCGGCTCCGGTACCTGCGTCATCAACTGTCCTTTCCGGCCGCGAGTGCGGAGACCAGTGGGCCCACCATCACCATCTCCGCACCGTGTCACCGCTCGGCTCGCCCGGAAACCCGGCGACGCACCGGCTGGGGGGTACTACGTTGGCCAGGATGCGCTTCCTCTTCTCCTTCGTCGGCGGACGCGGCCACTTCGACCCGATGGTCCCGGTGGCCCGAGCGCTTGCCGCCCGCGGGCACACGGTAGCCGTCGCGGGCCGCGATACGCACGCCATCGAGCAAGCCGGCTTCCCCGCGTTCCCCGTCGGTGCAACCGGTGTGCCCGGCACCGCCCGCCGGCCGATGCCACCGGTCGACCCCGAACGGGACGACTGGGAGATCCAGGAGTTGTTCATCCGCCGCGCCACCACCGAGCGGACCTCGGTGCTGGTGGACCTGATCCGCGAATGGCGCCCCGGCGTGGTGGTCCGCGACGAGGTCGACTTCGCCGCCGCGCTGGCCGCGGAGAAGCTCGGCCTGCCCTGCGCCACGGTGCTCGTCCTCGCGGCCGGAACCTTGCTGCGCAAGGAAGTCGTCGCCGAACCACTGCGTGCGGCACGGACCGTTCAGTGCCTGCCGGACGATCCCGAACTCACCGCCTTGCATCGCGACCTGGTGCTCTCGCCGTTCCCACTGTCCTATCGCGACCCAGCCGCGCCGCTGCCACCCGGCACGTTCACATTCCGCGCGGGCGCGCCTGTCCCGGCCCGCCCGCAGGCCGCCCGTCCGCACGTCTACTTCACCCTCGGCACCAACTTCAAC
This Amycolatopsis sulphurea DNA region includes the following protein-coding sequences:
- a CDS encoding SAM-dependent methyltransferase; the encoded protein is MTQVPEPEAPEEIDLERPNAARIYDWFLGGTANWAIDREFGERAVQTFPMIKTIAKASREFLGRGVRYLAEQGVDQFLDLGSGVPTVGNVHEIATAVNPGARCVYVDNEPVAVAHSQILLEREGVAYRHAVLQGDLRHPSEIWNQATDTGVLDPKRPIGLIVVGVLYFLGRDEPAVEIIRKYLSMLPSGSYFLSSHLTNDGVQTPDRALRAQIHQQYQRSSTPFHYRSRAEFSEFFAGLELVEPGIGWVPDWRPELGESRAGARMAGNPSFSGSLCGLGRKP
- a CDS encoding glycosyltransferase, with translation MRFLFSFVGGRGHFDPMVPVARALAARGHTVAVAGRDTHAIEQAGFPAFPVGATGVPGTARRPMPPVDPERDDWEIQELFIRRATTERTSVLVDLIREWRPGVVVRDEVDFAAALAAEKLGLPCATVLVLAAGTLLRKEVVAEPLRAARTVQCLPDDPELTALHRDLVLSPFPLSYRDPAAPLPPGTFTFRAGAPVPARPQAARPHVYFTLGTNFNLESGDLIERALAGLGSLHADVTATVGTQLDPAGFGPQPANVRVARFVPQAELLPRLDLVVSHGGSGGVLGTLAHGLPSLLLPMGADQPGNALRGRALGTARVLDPETATPSEIREAAEDLLTDPAWRAAAQRLRAEINVQPGPEDTVPLLEALVTASGHGRSRPAP